In Mastigocladopsis repens PCC 10914, a single window of DNA contains:
- the psbA gene encoding photosystem II q(b) protein, whose product MTTTLQRRESANVWERFCEWITSTENRLYIGWFGVLMIPTLLAATTCFIIAFIAAPPVDIDGIREPVAGSLIYGNNIISGAVVPSSNAIGLHFYPIWEAASLDEWLYNGGPYQLVVFHFLIGVFCYLGREWELSYRLGMRPWIAVAYSAPVAAATAVFLVYPIGQGSFSDGMPLGISGTFNFMLVFQAEHNILMHPFHQLGVAGVFGGSLFSAMHGSLVTSSLVRETTETESQNYGYKFGQEEETYNIVAAHGYFGRLIFQYASFNNSRSLHFFLAAWPVVGIWFTALGVSTMAFNLNGFNFNSSVIDSQGRVIGTWADILNRANLGMEVMHERNAHNFPLDLAAGEAAPVALSAPAING is encoded by the coding sequence ATGACAACCACCTTACAGCGTCGCGAAAGCGCCAACGTATGGGAACGGTTCTGCGAGTGGATCACCAGCACCGAAAACCGCCTATACATCGGTTGGTTCGGCGTACTCATGATCCCCACCCTGCTAGCCGCCACCACCTGCTTCATCATCGCCTTCATCGCAGCTCCCCCCGTTGACATCGACGGTATCCGTGAGCCAGTTGCAGGTTCCTTAATCTACGGAAACAACATCATCTCAGGTGCAGTAGTACCTTCCTCCAACGCCATCGGTTTACACTTCTACCCAATCTGGGAAGCAGCTTCCCTAGATGAGTGGTTGTACAACGGTGGTCCATACCAATTGGTAGTATTCCACTTCCTGATCGGCGTATTCTGCTACCTCGGTCGTGAGTGGGAACTGTCCTACCGCTTAGGTATGCGTCCTTGGATTGCAGTAGCATACTCAGCACCCGTAGCAGCAGCAACCGCAGTCTTCTTGGTCTACCCAATCGGACAAGGTTCCTTCTCTGACGGTATGCCTTTGGGTATCTCCGGAACCTTCAACTTCATGTTAGTGTTCCAAGCAGAGCACAACATCCTAATGCACCCCTTCCACCAACTAGGTGTAGCAGGTGTATTCGGCGGAAGCTTGTTCAGTGCAATGCACGGTTCGTTGGTAACTTCCTCCTTGGTACGTGAAACAACCGAAACCGAATCTCAGAACTACGGTTACAAGTTCGGTCAAGAAGAAGAAACCTACAACATCGTTGCAGCACACGGCTACTTCGGTCGCTTAATCTTCCAATACGCTTCATTCAACAACTCTCGTTCCTTGCACTTCTTCCTAGCTGCATGGCCAGTAGTTGGAATCTGGTTCACCGCACTCGGTGTCAGCACCATGGCGTTCAACCTCAACGGTTTCAACTTCAACTCTAGTGTGATTGACTCTCAGGGTCGTGTGATTGGAACCTGGGCAGACATCCTCAACCGCGCTAACCTGGGTATGGAAGTGATGCACGAGCGTAACGCTCACAACTTCCCTCTGGACTTGGCTGCTGGTGAAGCTGCTCCTGTTGCACTCTCTGCTCCCGCTATCAACGGCTAA
- a CDS encoding SemiSWEET transporter, with translation MDLITILGLAAATLTTFSFLPQMIKTWQTKSAKDVSLVMLITFNTGIFLWLIYGISLKALPIILANGVTFVFNLIILWLKIKYR, from the coding sequence ATGGATTTGATTACAATATTAGGATTAGCCGCCGCTACATTAACTACCTTTTCATTTTTGCCACAAATGATAAAAACATGGCAAACGAAATCAGCCAAAGATGTTTCCTTGGTTATGCTAATTACCTTCAATACAGGTATATTTTTGTGGTTAATTTATGGAATTTCTCTAAAAGCTTTGCCGATTATTCTTGCTAACGGTGTGACATTTGTTTTTAACCTCATAATTCTATGGCTTAAAATTAAATATAGATAA
- the aroC gene encoding chorismate synthase gives MGNTFGHLFRITTFGESHGGGVGVVIDGCPPQLEISAEEIQVELDRRRPGQSKITTPRKETDTCEILSGVFEGKTLGTPIAILVRNKDTRSQDYDEMALKYRPSHADATYDAKYGIRNWQGGGRSSARETIGRVAAGAIAKKILRQVANVEVIGYVKRIKDLEGDIDPNTVTLEQVESNIVRCPDAECAERMISLIEQTGRQGNSIGGVVECVARNVPKGLGEPVFDKLEADIAKGVMSLPASKGFEIGSGFAGTLLTGFEHNDEFYTDEKGEIRTVTNRSGGIQGGISNGEDIILRVAFKPTATIRKEQKTVTNEGEETTLAGKGRHDPCVLPRAVPMVESMVALVLCDHLLRHHGQCKVL, from the coding sequence ATGGGCAATACTTTTGGGCATCTGTTTCGCATCACTACTTTCGGCGAGTCCCACGGTGGCGGTGTGGGAGTCGTAATTGATGGTTGTCCTCCGCAACTAGAAATTTCCGCTGAGGAAATTCAAGTAGAACTAGATAGAAGGCGTCCCGGACAAAGTAAGATTACAACACCTCGAAAGGAAACGGACACCTGCGAAATTCTGTCTGGGGTGTTTGAGGGCAAAACGCTGGGAACCCCAATAGCAATCTTGGTGCGGAACAAAGACACTCGCTCCCAAGATTATGATGAGATGGCGCTCAAGTACCGCCCTTCCCACGCGGATGCAACTTATGACGCAAAATATGGTATTCGTAATTGGCAGGGTGGAGGTAGGTCTTCGGCGCGTGAGACTATTGGACGAGTTGCAGCAGGTGCGATCGCCAAAAAAATCCTCCGTCAAGTTGCCAATGTCGAAGTTATTGGTTATGTCAAACGCATCAAAGATTTAGAAGGCGACATTGACCCCAACACCGTTACTTTAGAGCAAGTTGAAAGCAACATCGTCCGCTGTCCGGATGCTGAATGTGCAGAACGGATGATTTCACTAATAGAACAAACTGGTAGACAAGGTAATTCTATCGGTGGCGTGGTGGAATGCGTAGCGCGAAATGTACCGAAAGGTTTGGGTGAACCAGTTTTCGATAAATTGGAAGCAGATATCGCTAAGGGTGTCATGTCCCTCCCAGCTAGCAAAGGCTTTGAAATTGGTTCTGGTTTTGCAGGGACGCTGCTGACTGGTTTTGAGCATAACGACGAGTTTTATACAGATGAAAAAGGAGAAATCCGCACCGTAACCAACCGTTCTGGTGGAATTCAAGGCGGAATTTCCAATGGTGAAGATATCATCTTACGTGTAGCATTTAAGCCAACGGCAACTATTAGAAAAGAGCAGAAGACAGTCACGAATGAGGGTGAAGAAACAACTTTAGCAGGGAAAGGACGCCATGATCCTTGTGTGTTACCGCGTGCAGTGCCAATGGTTGAGTCGATGGTAGCGTTGGTGCTATGCGACCATCTGTTACGGCATCACGGGCAATGTAAGGTGTTGTAA
- the cofG gene encoding 7,8-didemethyl-8-hydroxy-5-deazariboflavin synthase subunit CofG: protein MPTSHSRKVTYSPAYTIVPTYECFNRCAYCNFRTDPGKSQWMTISEAQKLFKPLHSQDICEILILSGEVHPQSQQRQAWFQRIYDLCELALAMGFLPHTNAGPLSFEEMQQLKKVNVSMGLMLEQLTPELLKTVHKHAPSKLPEVRLQQLQWAGELKIPFTTGLLLGIGETQDDWWETLEAICHIHQRYEHIQEVILQPHSPGNQQTFDAPPFDPHQLPRVISHARQILPPDITIQIPPNLVKDDEWLLACLEAGARDLGGIGPKDEVNPDYPHPNYQELQEILEPVGWELVPRLPVYPQFDNWLSGELQTAVKWWRKSLYQTRLVQEGSRNSHVSC from the coding sequence ATGCCAACTTCTCATTCCCGAAAAGTCACCTACAGTCCTGCTTACACAATTGTTCCAACTTATGAATGCTTCAATCGCTGTGCCTACTGTAACTTTCGCACAGACCCAGGCAAGAGCCAATGGATGACAATCTCAGAAGCACAAAAGCTTTTCAAACCACTTCACAGCCAAGACATTTGTGAAATATTGATACTCAGTGGCGAAGTGCATCCCCAGTCGCAACAACGTCAGGCGTGGTTTCAGCGGATTTATGATTTGTGTGAATTAGCTCTTGCAATGGGTTTTCTACCACACACCAATGCAGGACCGCTGAGTTTTGAGGAAATGCAACAATTGAAGAAAGTTAACGTTTCAATGGGACTGATGTTGGAACAGTTAACGCCAGAATTGTTAAAGACAGTGCATAAACACGCACCGAGTAAATTACCAGAAGTGCGTCTACAACAATTACAGTGGGCGGGAGAATTAAAGATACCGTTTACCACTGGATTACTGTTAGGAATTGGCGAAACACAAGACGATTGGTGGGAAACATTAGAAGCCATATGCCACATTCATCAACGTTATGAGCACATTCAAGAAGTTATCCTGCAACCTCATAGTCCAGGAAATCAGCAAACTTTTGACGCGCCACCTTTTGACCCTCATCAACTGCCAAGAGTGATTTCTCACGCACGTCAAATTTTACCGCCAGATATTACCATTCAAATACCGCCGAATTTAGTAAAAGATGACGAATGGTTACTCGCTTGTTTAGAAGCTGGTGCGAGAGATTTAGGCGGAATTGGACCAAAAGATGAAGTGAATCCTGATTATCCTCATCCTAATTATCAGGAATTGCAAGAAATATTAGAGCCAGTTGGATGGGAACTCGTTCCGCGTTTACCAGTTTATCCCCAGTTTGATAATTGGTTATCGGGAGAATTGCAAACTGCTGTTAAGTG
- a CDS encoding CPXCG motif-containing cysteine-rich protein — protein MQTTTEYYCAYCGEPNITFVDLSAGGQQSYVEDCQVCCRPNTLYVRIDEDTLDIEIDTEYEE, from the coding sequence ATGCAAACAACAACTGAATATTACTGCGCCTATTGTGGCGAACCGAATATAACCTTCGTTGATTTAAGTGCGGGTGGACAGCAATCTTACGTAGAAGATTGTCAAGTTTGCTGTCGTCCTAATACTCTCTACGTTCGGATAGATGAAGATACTCTTGATATAGAGATAGATACCGAATATGAAGAATAA
- a CDS encoding SRPBCC family protein, protein MLHFKYSSVINAPVEVVWKFHERLDVLQLLTPPWQPVQVLRREGGLGKGAITEFRLFLGPLPLRWLARHTEYEEYRLFCDEQISGPFDSWVHRHLFEPENGKTRLTDDVSFSMPGGQPVEFASGWLVQVQLEAMFRYRHHVTKRECESS, encoded by the coding sequence ATGCTGCACTTCAAATATTCTTCAGTGATTAATGCACCAGTGGAAGTCGTTTGGAAATTTCACGAAAGATTAGATGTTTTGCAATTACTTACCCCACCTTGGCAACCAGTTCAAGTCCTCCGGCGGGAGGGAGGACTGGGCAAGGGGGCTATCACTGAGTTTCGTCTTTTCCTCGGGCCATTGCCTTTGCGCTGGTTAGCACGTCACACAGAATACGAAGAATATCGCCTGTTTTGCGACGAACAAATTTCTGGACCTTTTGATTCTTGGGTACACCGACATCTGTTTGAACCGGAAAATGGCAAAACCAGATTGACAGATGATGTTTCCTTTTCTATGCCAGGTGGACAACCTGTAGAATTTGCCAGTGGTTGGCTTGTACAAGTGCAGCTAGAAGCAATGTTTCGCTACCGCCACCACGTCACAAAACGGGAGTGCGAGTCAAGTTAA
- a CDS encoding B12-binding domain-containing radical SAM protein: MTSLFTAERLLFTPATPDTDAIPTIFAFPNEYSVGITSLGYQVVWATLAMRSDVQVRRLFTDTHEQLPRKPELLGFSLSWELDYVNILNLLESLEIPIRTNARDDNHPIVFGGGSVLTANPEPFADFFDVILLGDGEILLGNFIEAYKEVRNADRQTQLKALAQVRGVYVPSLYEVEYLASDGAVKSIQPISPDIPAEVHKQTYRGNVLSASTVVTEKAAWENIYMVEVVRSCPEMCRFCLASYLTLPFRTASFEESLIPAIEKGLSATNRLGLLGASVTQHPEFEALLDYISQPKYDDVRLSIASVRTNTVTVQLAQTLAKRDTKSLTIAVESGSEKLRQIINKKLHNDEIIQAAVNAKAGGLSSLKLYGMVGIPGEEPEDLDATVAMMRDVKKAAPGLRLTLGCSTFVPKAHTPFQWFGVNSQAEKRLQFLQKKLKPQGIDFRPESYNWSIIQTLLSRGDRRVSQLLKLTRDFGDSLGSYKRAFKQLKGQIPDLDFYVHANWSTDQVLPWNHLQGPLPQSTLLKHLADATSHFNSPQKQLQPLNS; the protein is encoded by the coding sequence GTGACATCTTTATTTACTGCTGAACGCCTTTTATTTACCCCTGCTACCCCTGACACCGATGCTATCCCCACCATCTTTGCCTTTCCTAATGAGTACAGCGTGGGTATTACTAGCCTTGGCTATCAGGTGGTATGGGCAACTTTGGCAATGCGTTCTGATGTACAGGTAAGGCGTTTGTTCACTGATACTCACGAACAACTTCCTAGAAAGCCGGAATTACTGGGTTTTTCCTTGTCGTGGGAACTGGATTATGTCAATATATTAAACCTGCTGGAATCTTTAGAAATTCCCATCAGAACAAATGCCAGAGATGATAATCATCCCATAGTTTTTGGTGGTGGTTCCGTACTCACAGCCAACCCCGAACCTTTCGCGGATTTCTTTGATGTCATTTTGCTGGGGGATGGGGAAATTTTACTGGGGAATTTTATTGAAGCTTACAAAGAAGTTAGAAACGCTGATAGACAAACCCAACTCAAAGCATTAGCACAAGTCAGGGGTGTTTACGTCCCCAGTTTGTATGAGGTGGAATATCTTGCATCAGATGGCGCTGTAAAGTCAATTCAACCGATTTCACCAGACATTCCCGCAGAGGTACACAAGCAAACTTACCGGGGAAATGTCCTCTCAGCATCAACGGTGGTGACAGAAAAAGCGGCTTGGGAAAATATTTATATGGTGGAAGTGGTAAGAAGTTGCCCAGAAATGTGCCGCTTCTGTCTGGCTAGTTATCTCACACTACCTTTTAGAACCGCCAGTTTTGAAGAATCCCTCATTCCAGCGATTGAAAAAGGATTATCAGCCACAAATCGCTTAGGATTATTGGGAGCTTCAGTAACTCAGCATCCGGAGTTTGAAGCTTTGCTAGATTATATCAGTCAACCAAAGTACGATGATGTACGTCTTAGCATTGCCTCGGTACGAACAAACACCGTTACGGTGCAGTTGGCGCAGACTTTAGCAAAACGAGATACGAAATCGCTAACTATTGCCGTAGAAAGTGGTTCGGAAAAATTACGACAAATCATTAACAAAAAGTTGCACAATGACGAAATTATCCAAGCAGCAGTCAATGCTAAAGCTGGTGGATTATCTAGTTTGAAACTCTACGGAATGGTAGGAATTCCCGGTGAGGAACCAGAGGATTTAGATGCAACCGTGGCAATGATGCGTGATGTTAAAAAAGCTGCTCCTGGGCTGCGCTTAACACTAGGGTGTAGCACCTTTGTTCCCAAAGCACACACACCTTTTCAGTGGTTTGGAGTGAATTCACAAGCAGAAAAGCGGTTGCAGTTTTTACAAAAAAAACTCAAGCCTCAAGGCATCGACTTTCGCCCAGAAAGTTACAATTGGTCAATCATTCAAACCTTGTTATCGAGAGGCGATCGCAGAGTTTCCCAGCTTTTGAAACTTACCCGCGATTTTGGTGATTCCTTGGGTAGCTACAAACGTGCTTTCAAACAACTCAAGGGACAAATCCCCGACTTAGATTTTTACGTTCATGCTAATTGGTCAACAGACCAAGTCTTACCCTGGAATCATTTGCAAGGACCCTTACCGCAGTCTACACTACTAAAGCATTTGGCTGATGCCACCAGTCATTTCAACTCGCCCCAAAAACAGTTACAACCATTAAACTCATAG